The segment GCCGATCGGACCGTTTCCGCGGCTCCCTCCGAGAGCCGACCCTGCGCTCGCGACGCTACAGGTAGCCGGATTTCTGGAGGGTCATGAGGTCCTCGGTCGACAGCTTTTCGCCTTTCTTGAACCGCTCGAAGATCATCTCCGCCTCCCGCCTCGCGTCCACCTCGACCGTCGCCTCCGCGGGCATCCCGCGGCTCTTCATCCAGATCCCGTGGATGATCTTGTCGTAGTCGTGGACCTGGCGGATGCGCTCGATGTGCTTGCGGTGCTCCTCGTCGGCGAGCATCTTCGTCTTGATGAACTCCTCCTGCGCATGATCCGCCTCCCGTCGGAGCTCGTCGCTCTGCTCGTACAGCGCCGTCATGCGGTCGTGCTCCTCCTGCGCCTTCTCCGCGAGTTCCGAGACGCGCTTGTGCGCGTCCTCCGCCCGCTCCCGCCCGGAACGGAGCTCATCCCGCATCGTCCGCACGTCCTCGTTCTCTTCGAGGGACTTCTCGAGCTTCTTCACCTCGCCCTGGAGTCGCTGGATTTCCTCGATCAGCGCCCGTTCCTTGTCCACGCTGAGCACCGAGGTCATCTGCCGGAATTCGAGCCGTTTGAGTTCTTGCTGGAGCTTCCCGAGCGGCACGGCGCCGCGGGGCATCTTCCGGCGCTTCAGGTCCGACAGCGCGTCCTGGAGCTCGTTCA is part of the Thermoplasmata archaeon genome and harbors:
- a CDS encoding phosphoserine phosphatase, with product KTREWVEKRDALNAQVRALVDEATQHRILRDELNGQVKAAKEERDKFNRRVNELQDALSDLKRRKMPRGAVPLGKLQQELKRLEFRQMTSVLSVDKERALIEEIQRLQGEVKKLEKSLEENEDVRTMRDELRSGRERAEDAHKRVSELAEKAQEEHDRMTALYEQSDELRREADHAQEEFIKTKMLADEEHRKHIERIRQVHDYDKIIHGIWMKSRGMPAEATVEVDARREAEMIFERFKKGEKLSTEDLMTLQKSGYL